GAGCACCAGGGCAACACTTTGGTTGCCATGGGACTGATGTCCCCATTGGTAGAGCCTCCTACCATGGCTGCTTATTTGTCCATGGCACATTCCAGCATGCCAACAGACCCACATTTTATGCCTCAGCAGAGGTGCAGCCTCAAGACTGGCCACGGGCTGGGACAGCATGCAGAGGAAGGCCATGTCCCTGTGAGGGAGGTGGGATGGTGCTCACCAAACTGTgtctctccctgcaggcagcgCCAACGGCCCCAAATCCAGCACACACGCGCCCATCAGTgagtccctgtcctgcagctttGTGCCTGAGACCACGAGCAGGGGGACGACGTCCCAGGAGATCAGCCCTCGTCCACCCCTCTCAGCCCCACTGAGAAAGACCTTCAGTGACCTCGGGGCCCGCCACTGCCAGCCACCTGCTGCCATGGATGGGGCAGCCAACCCATGTGCCAGTGCCTGCAATGGGACACAGGGCACCCCTTTTTCTCCACCCTGGACCCCCCTGGGTTATGGGAGCCCCCCCGGCCTTACCACTGGCCCAGGCAAGGGGCCCACCTGCACCTCACAGGGCAGCTTCATCCCATCACCAAGCCCAGGTTCACCCGCCGCCTCCACCTCCTTCTTCATTGCCACAGAAGAGCGCATGGGCAGCAATGGGCCCAGCTTTTTCTCTGGCCCAGTGCCTGCTTCACCCCCCAGCTCCGGGTGCATCCAGGGAGCCAAGGGGAATTTCTTGCCAGGaagccaagaggagctggagccagcGGCAGGGCCAGCGCAGCTGGATGTGGAACGGGCAGGGTGCCGGTTCCGTGAGCGGTCACTGTCAGTGCCCACTGACTCGGggtccctctgctctgtggaCATCGCATATGCTGAGACCCGGCGGGGCAGCGCCAACTATGCCCTGGGCTACCCCAGCGCCAGCTCCgagggcagcaccagcactgacaacatctccctggggctggagcctgaGGGGCAGCGACGGCGGCGTTCCAAAAGCATCTCCCTGAAGAAGGCCAAGAAGAAGCCCTCGCCACCCACACGCAGCGTCTCACTGATCAAAGAGGGGCAGGACGGTGATGTGGGGCTCAGTGCAGCACTGCCCAAGGACCAGCGGCCCAAGAGCCTGTGCATCCCACCAGAGCTCCAGGGTCACCGGCTAGTGCACGCCGACCCCCAGGGGAGTGCAGGCAGGGAGCCCAACAGCACAGCTACCCCCCACCAGTGGCATCTCACGGACTGGAGGGCAAGCAGTGATCCCTACCAGTCCCTTTCTGGCTCAAGCACAACCACAGGGACCACAGCTGTTGAGTGTGCCAAGacacagggcagctctgagtCCCTCGTGTCCCCTTCAGTCTCCAGGGCCACGAcgccctcccagctctctgccgAGGCAGACCTCAAGACCTCCTCACCAGGCAGGCCCACAGGGCTGATGTCCCCATCCAGCGGGTACTCCAGTCAGTCGGAGACCCCAACCCCCACCGTACCCACCTCCACCATTCTGGGGCATTCCCCACACCAGGTGCGTGTGAGGCCACTAGTTCCCGAGAGGAAATCCTCTCTGCCCCCCACATCCCCCATGGAGAGGAGCCCCAAGGGCAGGCTGTCCTTCGACGTCCCACTGACTCCACCCACCCACCTTGACCTCTCAGGGCTGAAGATCTCCCTGAAGGGGAAGACTAAGGTCAGCCGGCACCACTCTGACTCCACCTTTGGCACCAAGCTGGCCCAGAAGACCAGTCCCATCACACCCATCATGCCCGTGGTGACACAGTCCGACCTGCGCTCTGTCCGTCTCCGCTCCATCAGCCGCTCAGAGCCAGAGGACAACGCTGATGgcccagagcacacagaggaGCCAGCACAcatcccctgcccagggctggagagaAAAGTGAAGCCACCCGTGGCAGAGAAGCCACCACTGGCCAGGCGCCCCCCGTGCATCCTGCCCAAGCCCCCAGTTCTGCGGGAGGAGGGTCCACtgtcccccaaatccccaccagGCACTACCGCCAAGGAgaaggggctggcacaggatgcCTTTGTGGTGCTGCGGAGAGGGGAGCtgaggaggggtctgggggagccCCAGTtgtccctgaccccagcagGGCCCCGGCGGCTCTCGCAGGGCAGCCTGGATGAGCTGCGGCCAGAGCGGAGTGGCGCTGAGGGGGAGCGCAGGAAGGCCAAGGTGCCCCCGCCCGTGCCCAAAAAGCCCAGCGTGCTGTACCTGCCactcatcccagccccagcacagctgggagctggtATGGGGGACCTGccacccacccccagccccatcatCACCCTGGACACTGACCCCACCTGCTGCGACCCTGATGCTGAGGATCCGCCATCTCCCAAGGCTGTGGGCACCATGCCTGCCAGTGAGCCTGCCTCAGAGCAAGGTGAGGGTCTCTCTACCCCTGTGGCAGGATCACCCCAGGGATAACGGTTCCCCATGCTGCACGGGGGATTCACTGCTGTCTTCTCCCTGCTCACAGGCAGCTCAGCGGAAGCCGGCATGGAGGAGAAGAGCTTTGCCAGCGACAAGACAGCCGAGTCCATCGTGGAGGAGGACGATGAGGTGTTCACAACATCTCGCACAACAGAGGATCTCTTCACAGTGATCCACAGGTAAGGTTGGTGCATGCACTGGAGGGGACAGCCCCTGCACCCACTGTCACAGCTCTGGGTCTAGTGTCTCTCCACCATGACAGCTCCATTTTTCATACTGGGGCCAATGTTCATCCTGGGGACAGTCCAGTTGCTGCTGCCTTGAGCAGAGTGCAACCAGCAGGGAAGGTGCAGATTAGTCCTGCCTGCCAGGAGCACCACCTGCCATGCTCATGTTATCACCttgccccagcagagcaggctggacaCTACCATGCCCCTAGCTCTGGGACCTCGCCCCAGCCCCAGACTGCTCCCACCCATGTCCCTTTGGTGCCTAGGTCAAAGAGGAAGGTCTTGGGGCGGAAAGAGCCTGGTGACACCTTCAGCAGCCGACCCACCTCCCACTCACCTGTAAAGACTTCAGGCTCCCCAGCTGGCGAGTCTCTGGCAGCAGCgggcagcagtgggaaatcTTCCAGCAGGAATGAGGATTTTAAAGCTCTGCTCCAGaagaagagcagcaaaacaagCCCCGGTACTCGGCCATCTGCCGCCGAACTGCTCAAGACCACAAACCCGCTGGCCCGGAGGGTCATCACAGAGTTTGCCCCTGAGCTGGATGGTGCAAACAGCCTCAAAAGTCAGCCCTGACCACACAGGGGCTCCTCCAGCCAGAGGGGTGACAATGGCTGCAGAGGGAGCGCTGCTGCAgagggctgtcctggctgctggggagcccCTGTATCCTGCTGGGGGGTTCTTCTGCTTTTGTTCCTTActtggagagctgctggcagagaggcAGTGGCTGGAGCCCAAGCTCTCATGGCTCTGGGCCCTTCCCTCAGGGGAAGTTGCTGAAACTGGCCCTGGCTGAGCCAGCTCCTGGAATTGAAGGCACCTGCCCAGGAAGCAGAACAGGATCGCAGCCCTTGGTGTTGCCCCATGCCCGCAGCAAAGCAGCTTGAGACTCTTCGGTCCCTTTGGCATGTGGTACTTTAAACAGATTTTCTAATGCACAGTGGTGGTAATGTTTGATTCTCTTCCCTTTGACATTGTACCTTGAGTTTCCCATGCAGAGATCCCCTGGTTGAATTCAGCTGGACACACAGATGCACTTTGGGAAGACGCCAGGGGTTCAGCTGGATCTGCGGTTGCTTTTGAAGAGTCACAGGAGGTTCCCTGTCATTGCCCTGAGCATCCTCCCTAGCACACAGGGAACTGGCACCCAGCATCCACAGCCAGCGCCACCACCTCAAGCCAAATCCCCACCCCTTGAAAGCCCCCAGAATGCTGCATTTTGGAGCTCCTCAGCTCTCAGTCCAAAAACAAACCTTGGGGTCATCTCCACTACCAGTCCCCCCTGGCCTCACTGCACAGGGGCTCTGGCAGCCACCCCACTCCCATGCCGGGGGTCCTGCACCCACCTGCCAACTGGGGCAATGAGGGTGCTGTGCCATGGGAAGGAAGCTcgtccccagctctgcctcctgcatcTCCACAACAGACCCTGTGACAacttctcctgctgccctggccaccAGAGGTCCTGAGATACTACCAAGATGGTGGCTGGAATCCAGATGGACTTCACCTGAGCCACCTCCCTGGTGACTCCAGGGTCCCCCCAGGATTGCCCAccactcacctgtgcccacTGGCCGCCAGGGAGCTGAGCAAGGCCGAGTGGGACACATGCCATCAGGGCAGGTGCACGGGGCCGTGGAAGAGGGTTTGAACATCCCCAGGCGGGACTCATCCCCCTCActcccagctgcctcttcctGGCTTGGCTCCAGCATGGGGGCCCAGCAGCCAGTAACAGAGGCTGTGGtgtggggctcagggcagggcagggaggaaatGTGAGCTCCGAGCAGGAGCACGGCCGCACGCCCAGAGAAACAGGAAGGGCCAGCCACGGCTGACAAGGAAACAGGGTGTTTAGGAAAATTTCTGCTTGATTTCTTGATGTATTTCCACACACTCCAaccctcctgtgctgcagggggaGCGGTGCAGTGGGtccaaacagcagcagggcaccACAGCAGTGCTTCAGCTGCCTCTCCAAGGGGCCTGGTCTGCTCTGGGGGGTCTCTGCCCCACCAGGagctctgcatccctggggagcacagcccaaacacttCCTGATCCTTGCCACCACCCTGAATCTGATCCCACTGAGGCTCCAGTGGGTTCCCATCTCCTCCCTCCTGGTATTTGCccatctctctctttcctctcccagggctgcagattTAAGCCTGTAATTAAGAGCCAGGCTGagaaactcaggaaaaaaaaatcacaaaaaaagcTCTAATGAATGTCCACATTTCACCCCCATCTCGTGGC
This sequence is a window from Haemorhous mexicanus isolate bHaeMex1 chromosome 14, bHaeMex1.pri, whole genome shotgun sequence. Protein-coding genes within it:
- the NHSL2 gene encoding NHS-like protein 2 isoform X6, which codes for MEQLHQEAQLNLQSLLQEEYEEQYTESRVTGQTFRAAGHLPPNTSPEPSPRPPPAKRLEFVLMPPSQQAAEEETTSSTVLSARPHDTSLSLPTSPDKQPPWPRAFPLPPEEEKQWHQPSSIQTNIVPINVSGQHFARHVSAHHSLFNTETAMNPKSTLRRRRTIIGFPNLSLRDQGSANGPKSSTHAPISESLSCSFVPETTSRGTTSQEISPRPPLSAPLRKTFSDLGARHCQPPAAMDGAANPCASACNGTQGTPFSPPWTPLGYGSPPGLTTGPGKGPTCTSQGSFIPSPSPGSPAASTSFFIATEERMGSNGPSFFSGPVPASPPSSGCIQGAKGNFLPGSQEELEPAAGPAQLDVERAGCRFRERSLSVPTDSGSLCSVDIAYAETRRGSANYALGYPSASSEGSTSTDNISLGLEPEGQRRRRSKSISLKKAKKKPSPPTRSVSLIKEGQDGDVGLSAALPKDQRPKSLCIPPELQGHRLVHADPQGSAGREPNSTATPHQWHLTDWRASSDPYQSLSGSSTTTGTTAVECAKTQGSSESLVSPSVSRATTPSQLSAEADLKTSSPGRPTGLMSPSSGYSSQSETPTPTVPTSTILGHSPHQVRVRPLVPERKSSLPPTSPMERSPKGRLSFDVPLTPPTHLDLSGLKISLKGKTKVSRHHSDSTFGTKLAQKTSPITPIMPVVTQSDLRSVRLRSISRSEPEDNADGPEHTEEPAHIPCPGLERKVKPPVAEKPPLARRPPCILPKPPVLREEGPLSPKSPPGTTAKEKGLAQDAFVVLRRGELRRGLGEPQLSLTPAGPRRLSQGSLDELRPERSGAEGERRKAKVPPPVPKKPSVLYLPLIPAPAQLGAGMGDLPPTPSPIITLDTDPTCCDPDAEDPPSPKAVGTMPASEPASEQGSSAEAGMEEKSFASDKTAESIVEEDDEVFTTSRTTEDLFTVIHRSKRKVLGRKEPGDTFSSRPTSHSPVKTSGSPAGESLAAAGSSGKSSSRNEDFKALLQKKSSKTSPGTRPSAAELLKTTNPLARRVITEFAPELDGANSLKSQP
- the NHSL2 gene encoding NHS-like protein 2 isoform X4, whose translation is MGNAQRKGPRSQRRGRMRSATATSNLDLEGKKATPTKLPWQQPVNVFLAAGRPPGMEQLHQEAQLNLQSLLQEEYEEQYTESRVTGQTFRAAGHLPPNTSPEPSPRPPPAKRLEFVLMPPSQQAAEEETTSSTVLSARPHDTSLSLPTSPDKQPPWPRAFPLPPEEEKQWHQPSSIQTNIVPINVSGQHFARHVSAHHSLFNTETAMNPKSTLRRRRTIIGFPNLSLRDQGSANGPKSSTHAPISESLSCSFVPETTSRGTTSQEISPRPPLSAPLRKTFSDLGARHCQPPAAMDGAANPCASACNGTQGTPFSPPWTPLGYGSPPGLTTGPGKGPTCTSQGSFIPSPSPGSPAASTSFFIATEERMGSNGPSFFSGPVPASPPSSGCIQGAKGNFLPGSQEELEPAAGPAQLDVERAGCRFRERSLSVPTDSGSLCSVDIAYAETRRGSANYALGYPSASSEGSTSTDNISLGLEPEGQRRRRSKSISLKKAKKKPSPPTRSVSLIKEGQDGDVGLSAALPKDQRPKSLCIPPELQGHRLVHADPQGSAGREPNSTATPHQWHLTDWRASSDPYQSLSGSSTTTGTTAVECAKTQGSSESLVSPSVSRATTPSQLSAEADLKTSSPGRPTGLMSPSSGYSSQSETPTPTVPTSTILGHSPHQVRVRPLVPERKSSLPPTSPMERSPKGRLSFDVPLTPPTHLDLSGLKISLKGKTKVSRHHSDSTFGTKLAQKTSPITPIMPVVTQSDLRSVRLRSISRSEPEDNADGPEHTEEPAHIPCPGLERKVKPPVAEKPPLARRPPCILPKPPVLREEGPLSPKSPPGTTAKEKGLAQDAFVVLRRGELRRGLGEPQLSLTPAGPRRLSQGSLDELRPERSGAEGERRKAKVPPPVPKKPSVLYLPLIPAPAQLGAGMGDLPPTPSPIITLDTDPTCCDPDAEDPPSPKAVGTMPASEPASEQGSSAEAGMEEKSFASDKTAESIVEEDDEVFTTSRTTEDLFTVIHRSKRKVLGRKEPGDTFSSRPTSHSPVKTSGSPAGESLAAAGSSGKSSSRNEDFKALLQKKSSKTSPGTRPSAAELLKTTNPLARRVITEFAPELDGANSLKSQP
- the NHSL2 gene encoding NHS-like protein 2 isoform X1, with amino-acid sequence MWDGLCRVTVPPPSFPREGRGARARTMGCGSDSNSQFLVTSSPCWSWRQRGRRETQCSQPGLRQELLGRQSERPPPARTAMAKVEWLLAPWQRAATSNLDLEGKKATPTKLPWQQPVNVFLAAGRPPGMEQLHQEAQLNLQSLLQEEYEEQYTESRVTGQTFRAAGHLPPNTSPEPSPRPPPAKRLEFVLMPPSQQAAEEETTSSTVLSARPHDTSLSLPTSPDKQPPWPRAFPLPPEEEKQWHQPSSIQTNIVPINVSGQHFARHVSAHHSLFNTETAMNPKSTLRRRRTIIGFPNLSLRDQGSANGPKSSTHAPISESLSCSFVPETTSRGTTSQEISPRPPLSAPLRKTFSDLGARHCQPPAAMDGAANPCASACNGTQGTPFSPPWTPLGYGSPPGLTTGPGKGPTCTSQGSFIPSPSPGSPAASTSFFIATEERMGSNGPSFFSGPVPASPPSSGCIQGAKGNFLPGSQEELEPAAGPAQLDVERAGCRFRERSLSVPTDSGSLCSVDIAYAETRRGSANYALGYPSASSEGSTSTDNISLGLEPEGQRRRRSKSISLKKAKKKPSPPTRSVSLIKEGQDGDVGLSAALPKDQRPKSLCIPPELQGHRLVHADPQGSAGREPNSTATPHQWHLTDWRASSDPYQSLSGSSTTTGTTAVECAKTQGSSESLVSPSVSRATTPSQLSAEADLKTSSPGRPTGLMSPSSGYSSQSETPTPTVPTSTILGHSPHQVRVRPLVPERKSSLPPTSPMERSPKGRLSFDVPLTPPTHLDLSGLKISLKGKTKVSRHHSDSTFGTKLAQKTSPITPIMPVVTQSDLRSVRLRSISRSEPEDNADGPEHTEEPAHIPCPGLERKVKPPVAEKPPLARRPPCILPKPPVLREEGPLSPKSPPGTTAKEKGLAQDAFVVLRRGELRRGLGEPQLSLTPAGPRRLSQGSLDELRPERSGAEGERRKAKVPPPVPKKPSVLYLPLIPAPAQLGAGMGDLPPTPSPIITLDTDPTCCDPDAEDPPSPKAVGTMPASEPASEQGSSAEAGMEEKSFASDKTAESIVEEDDEVFTTSRTTEDLFTVIHRSKRKVLGRKEPGDTFSSRPTSHSPVKTSGSPAGESLAAAGSSGKSSSRNEDFKALLQKKSSKTSPGTRPSAAELLKTTNPLARRVITEFAPELDGANSLKSQP
- the NHSL2 gene encoding NHS-like protein 2 isoform X3, with protein sequence MWDGLCRVTVPPPSFPREGRGARARTMGCGSDSNSQFLVTSSPCWSWRQRGRRETQCSQPGLRQELLGRQSERPPPARTAMAKVEWLLAPWQRAATSNLDLEGKKATPTKLPWQQPVNVFLAAGRPPGMEQLHQEAQLNLQSLLQEEYEEQYTESRVTGQTFRAAGHLPPNTSPEPSPRPPPAKRLEFVLMPPSQQAAEEETTSSTVLSARPHDTSLSLPTSPDKQPPWPRAFPLPPEEEKQWHQPSSIQTNIVPINVSGSANGPKSSTHAPISESLSCSFVPETTSRGTTSQEISPRPPLSAPLRKTFSDLGARHCQPPAAMDGAANPCASACNGTQGTPFSPPWTPLGYGSPPGLTTGPGKGPTCTSQGSFIPSPSPGSPAASTSFFIATEERMGSNGPSFFSGPVPASPPSSGCIQGAKGNFLPGSQEELEPAAGPAQLDVERAGCRFRERSLSVPTDSGSLCSVDIAYAETRRGSANYALGYPSASSEGSTSTDNISLGLEPEGQRRRRSKSISLKKAKKKPSPPTRSVSLIKEGQDGDVGLSAALPKDQRPKSLCIPPELQGHRLVHADPQGSAGREPNSTATPHQWHLTDWRASSDPYQSLSGSSTTTGTTAVECAKTQGSSESLVSPSVSRATTPSQLSAEADLKTSSPGRPTGLMSPSSGYSSQSETPTPTVPTSTILGHSPHQVRVRPLVPERKSSLPPTSPMERSPKGRLSFDVPLTPPTHLDLSGLKISLKGKTKVSRHHSDSTFGTKLAQKTSPITPIMPVVTQSDLRSVRLRSISRSEPEDNADGPEHTEEPAHIPCPGLERKVKPPVAEKPPLARRPPCILPKPPVLREEGPLSPKSPPGTTAKEKGLAQDAFVVLRRGELRRGLGEPQLSLTPAGPRRLSQGSLDELRPERSGAEGERRKAKVPPPVPKKPSVLYLPLIPAPAQLGAGMGDLPPTPSPIITLDTDPTCCDPDAEDPPSPKAVGTMPASEPASEQGSSAEAGMEEKSFASDKTAESIVEEDDEVFTTSRTTEDLFTVIHRSKRKVLGRKEPGDTFSSRPTSHSPVKTSGSPAGESLAAAGSSGKSSSRNEDFKALLQKKSSKTSPGTRPSAAELLKTTNPLARRVITEFAPELDGANSLKSQP
- the NHSL2 gene encoding NHS-like protein 2 isoform X2, with the protein product MWDGLCRVTVPPPSFPREGRGARARTMGCGSDSNSQFLVTSSPCWSWRQRGRRETQCSQPGLRQELLGRQSERPPPARTAMAKVEWLLAPWQRAATSNLDLEGKKATPTKLPWQQPVNVFLAAGRPPGMEQLHQEAQLNLQSLLQEEYEEQYTESRVTGQTFRAAGHLPPNTSPEPSPRPPPAKRLEFVLMPPSQQAAEEETTSSTVLSARPHDTSLSLPTSPDKQPPWPRAFPLPPEEEKQWHQPSSIQTNIVPINVSETAMNPKSTLRRRRTIIGFPNLSLRDQGSANGPKSSTHAPISESLSCSFVPETTSRGTTSQEISPRPPLSAPLRKTFSDLGARHCQPPAAMDGAANPCASACNGTQGTPFSPPWTPLGYGSPPGLTTGPGKGPTCTSQGSFIPSPSPGSPAASTSFFIATEERMGSNGPSFFSGPVPASPPSSGCIQGAKGNFLPGSQEELEPAAGPAQLDVERAGCRFRERSLSVPTDSGSLCSVDIAYAETRRGSANYALGYPSASSEGSTSTDNISLGLEPEGQRRRRSKSISLKKAKKKPSPPTRSVSLIKEGQDGDVGLSAALPKDQRPKSLCIPPELQGHRLVHADPQGSAGREPNSTATPHQWHLTDWRASSDPYQSLSGSSTTTGTTAVECAKTQGSSESLVSPSVSRATTPSQLSAEADLKTSSPGRPTGLMSPSSGYSSQSETPTPTVPTSTILGHSPHQVRVRPLVPERKSSLPPTSPMERSPKGRLSFDVPLTPPTHLDLSGLKISLKGKTKVSRHHSDSTFGTKLAQKTSPITPIMPVVTQSDLRSVRLRSISRSEPEDNADGPEHTEEPAHIPCPGLERKVKPPVAEKPPLARRPPCILPKPPVLREEGPLSPKSPPGTTAKEKGLAQDAFVVLRRGELRRGLGEPQLSLTPAGPRRLSQGSLDELRPERSGAEGERRKAKVPPPVPKKPSVLYLPLIPAPAQLGAGMGDLPPTPSPIITLDTDPTCCDPDAEDPPSPKAVGTMPASEPASEQGSSAEAGMEEKSFASDKTAESIVEEDDEVFTTSRTTEDLFTVIHRSKRKVLGRKEPGDTFSSRPTSHSPVKTSGSPAGESLAAAGSSGKSSSRNEDFKALLQKKSSKTSPGTRPSAAELLKTTNPLARRVITEFAPELDGANSLKSQP
- the NHSL2 gene encoding NHS-like protein 2 isoform X5 — its product is MALSSISLWIRDAWAVATSNLDLEGKKATPTKLPWQQPVNVFLAAGRPPGMEQLHQEAQLNLQSLLQEEYEEQYTESRVTGQTFRAAGHLPPNTSPEPSPRPPPAKRLEFVLMPPSQQAAEEETTSSTVLSARPHDTSLSLPTSPDKQPPWPRAFPLPPEEEKQWHQPSSIQTNIVPINVSGQHFARHVSAHHSLFNTETAMNPKSTLRRRRTIIGFPNLSLRDQGSANGPKSSTHAPISESLSCSFVPETTSRGTTSQEISPRPPLSAPLRKTFSDLGARHCQPPAAMDGAANPCASACNGTQGTPFSPPWTPLGYGSPPGLTTGPGKGPTCTSQGSFIPSPSPGSPAASTSFFIATEERMGSNGPSFFSGPVPASPPSSGCIQGAKGNFLPGSQEELEPAAGPAQLDVERAGCRFRERSLSVPTDSGSLCSVDIAYAETRRGSANYALGYPSASSEGSTSTDNISLGLEPEGQRRRRSKSISLKKAKKKPSPPTRSVSLIKEGQDGDVGLSAALPKDQRPKSLCIPPELQGHRLVHADPQGSAGREPNSTATPHQWHLTDWRASSDPYQSLSGSSTTTGTTAVECAKTQGSSESLVSPSVSRATTPSQLSAEADLKTSSPGRPTGLMSPSSGYSSQSETPTPTVPTSTILGHSPHQVRVRPLVPERKSSLPPTSPMERSPKGRLSFDVPLTPPTHLDLSGLKISLKGKTKVSRHHSDSTFGTKLAQKTSPITPIMPVVTQSDLRSVRLRSISRSEPEDNADGPEHTEEPAHIPCPGLERKVKPPVAEKPPLARRPPCILPKPPVLREEGPLSPKSPPGTTAKEKGLAQDAFVVLRRGELRRGLGEPQLSLTPAGPRRLSQGSLDELRPERSGAEGERRKAKVPPPVPKKPSVLYLPLIPAPAQLGAGMGDLPPTPSPIITLDTDPTCCDPDAEDPPSPKAVGTMPASEPASEQGSSAEAGMEEKSFASDKTAESIVEEDDEVFTTSRTTEDLFTVIHRSKRKVLGRKEPGDTFSSRPTSHSPVKTSGSPAGESLAAAGSSGKSSSRNEDFKALLQKKSSKTSPGTRPSAAELLKTTNPLARRVITEFAPELDGANSLKSQP